Below is a window of Deltaproteobacteria bacterium DNA.
TGGCAGGCCAGTATAACCCTATGGAGCCGGGTGAATGTCCGGGGATATGGAGGATCTGAAAAGTTTCATCTCCCAGGGAAATCTCTCCTTCTTTCAGGATCAGATCGATTTTGACTTCGGGAGGATTCAAGCCGAACAGGTGATACAAACCAGCTCCCGCGCCATCCATGAACGCGATCTCATCTTCGTGGAGGGCTATTTTCACGTCGGAATCATTGAACAGTACAGATCCCTCGAAGTGGTCAGGGTGGGAATGGGTGTTGATGATGTATCGGATATCGTTTCTCGCAATCCCGTCCTGTTCCATGCTTTCCAGGAGATCGGGCAGATATGACTTCAAACCGGGATCTACGAGGGCCTTTACGCTACCGCCGATGTAGAAGCTATTGCAATTGTTGTCATAATAATTAGTCCATTCATACACATAAATGTCATCTGTGAATTTCATTGCTGCTCCTTTACCTTCGCGTAATTTCTTTAACAACGGGGGGCCGTCCATTGTGCCACCTTTGTTCAATACCAATTTATATGTAAAAAATAAAAGGCTAAAATTCAAATACCGAAGCGTCCGGTGTCATAAAGAACCTGCATGTTGTCCTTTTCGATTAAAACAGAAAATCCATGTTCCCCTCTAAGCTTTAATGAAAACGGCGTATAATTTTCTGAAAGAATTGTGATGCGCATATCAAATAAATTCCTTTTAAATCTTTATGGGATTAATTCCCCGAAGCCTGCTTCATTATGGTCATTCCCGCCTCCGCGGGAGTGACATGGTTTTTGACTTTTTACGAGTTCATTACATTTGAATCAATGTCATTGACTTAAGAATATTATCTTTATTCAAGTCCCCCTTTGTAAAGGGGGATTCAGGGGGATTTTAATTGCATTCCGTAAAATCTCCCCCAACCCCTCTTTAGAAAAGAGGGGGGTCAAAGTGCTTAAGTCAATGACATTGACATTTGAATAGTATCAGAAGATTTTATAATAAATCGAGAAAAAATGTTGACAAAACAAAATATAGTTGTTTCATACAACCATGAACAAGGAGATCAACCCGAACCATTCTGAAATTCTTTTGCTGATATCGGATCTCTGCCAGGCGGTTCGATACTGCCGGCAGGACGCCGTGTTTTATAAGGAGCAAAGCAGTGAGTCAACCTTGTTGTAACGTCAGAAAAAGCGAACCGGGCAACAACGATATGGGAAGGGAACTGCCTGTTTTACCCATGATAAATGAATGGCCGCAGACATGCGAGGATCAGGTAAGACTGCCCAGCCTTGAACAGCCCTTTGTCGTAGGTTCTGTCGAAACACCGATCGGACTGGCGCCGCAGGTCTCCTCTGCCTTAACATGGCAGGATCACTGGGGAACCGTTAAAGCCCGCTGGGGGGTCGGCCGTATGGATTATACCGTCCAGCCCGGCCTTTACGCCCTCGGGAACCCAGACAATCAGTCAAATGTGCTGGTGACGGCAAATTACAAAATGAGCTTTGACCGGCTCCGTGAAGCCCTTCCCGGTAGGGATGCCTGGCTGCTTGTACTTGATACGGATGGGATCAACGTATGGTGCGCCGCCGGCAAAGGGACATTTGGGACAGAGGAACTGGTGCGTCGAATCACGTCAAGCGGCTTGACCAAAGTCGTTTCCCACAGGGAACTCATTCTCCCCCAACTATCCGGCCCCGGTATTGCCGCCCACCAGGTGAAGAAATTTACCGGTTTCAGGGTTCATTACGGACCCATCCGGGCCTTAGATCTGCCCGCCTATTTGGAGGCCGGTCTCAAAGCAACACCGGGGATGAGATTAAAAACCTTCACACTGCGGGAGCGGGTTGTCTTAATCCCGATAGAGCTTGTGGCGGCATTCAAGGCGAGCCTGCTGATTCTTTTTGCGTTCTTCCTTCTGGGCGGTGTTGGAGGACCGGCCGAATACTGGACCAACACCATGAATTACGGTCTTTTTGCCGTTGTTGCCCTGTTGATGGCTATCCTGGCAGGCGCTGTCCTGACACCGATCCTGCTCCCTGTTCTTCCCGGAAGAGCTTTCTCGCTCAAGGGTTGTATCGTTGGCGTGGTCACTGCTCTGGGTCTCTTAATGATAAGGAATCCTGACCTTACCTTCTGGCCGGGCAGGTTCGAAGCACTGGCATGGCTTTTACTGGTTCCGGCTTTAACCGCATATCTTGCGATGAATTTTACCGGCGCTTCGACATACACATCTCTTTCCGGAGTTAAAAAAGAGATGCGCATGGCCCTGCCCCTGGAGATTGGAACCGGTCTTTCCGGACTTGGTCTCTGGCTGGTGTCACGATTGATCGCATAGGAGTTTTTAAATGGAAAGAATGCTCTATCTGAAGGATGTAGTAACGCTGAGTCTCAATGAGGAAAAATGTATCGGTTGCGGCATGTGCATCGATGTCTGCCCCCATGCCGTCATCGGCATGAACGGTTCAGAACGTGCGTGGATACAGGACAGGGATGCCTGCATGGAATGTGGAGCATGCAGCCGGAATTGCCCAACGGAAGCAGTTTCTGTACAGGCAGGAGTAGGCTGCGCCGCCGCCGTTATCAACAGCATACTGGGGCGAGATCCCTCTTCCTGCTGCTGTACCATAGAACCATGTGAGCAAACCGGGAAACAGAAAAAGGCCTCATGCTGCTGATTGTTAAAAGCAGCCTCTGCATTCGGATTCCGATACCAATTATCGGAAGAAGACCTTAACCATTCGTTTTCCCTTTTCACAGTAGATTTCTTCAGTAATTCATGATAGTAAAAAAACATTGCATGTGATGTCAGAAATATAAATTCATAAATTCTTTAACCCCCTATGAGGGTACGATGGACTGATTACTGAAACCCCGTTTCTGAAAAAGAACACGGGGTTTTGTATTTTTATGAAATTTATCACATTAATTCATCTACGAGTTTTTATAAGGAGGTCATTATGAGTAACTTGTTGGTAAACACGAGAGATCAGCAATTTGTCCTTTACGAGCAGCTCGGTTTAGAAAATCTTTTCAAAAGCGGTAAGTATGCGGATTATTCCAAAGAAACCGTAGATATGATGCTGACGGAAGCGGAAAAGATGGCCCTGGAAGTGATCCTCCCGACCTATGTTGATGGGGACAGGGAAGGATGCACATTTGCGGACGGAAAAGTTTCCGTGCCGAAAAGTTTCCACGAGGCATACAGGAAGTTTATTGAAGCAGGCTGGCAATGCTCCACGAAAGATCCCGAGGTAGGGGGGCAGGGAATGCCGGTAAGTGTTTTCACTGCGTGCTTTGAGCTTTTTCAGGCCGCCAACTATCCCTTCATCATGTATCCCATGCTGACCTGCGGCGCCGCCACACTTATTGAATGTCACGGAGCGGAAGAACAAAAGAATAAATACATGCACAGAATGTTTTCCGGCGAATGGGGGGGTACCATGTGCCTTACGGAGCCCAGCGCAGGGACCGATGTGGGCGCCCTGAAAACGAGGGCGAAAAAATTACCCGACGGAACATACAGTATTACGGGAACAAAGATATTTATCTCCGGCGGAGACCATGACCTTTGCCCGAATATCATCCATCCCGTTCTTGCCAGAATCGAAGGAGATCCTCCGGGAACGAGGGGCATCTCCATTTTTCTCGTTCCCAAATACCGGGTAAACGATGACGGCAGCCTGGGTGAATTCAATGATGTGCGTACCGGAAATATCGAACATAAAATGGGGATCAAGGGTTCCGCCACCTGCACCCTCAATTTCGGCGACGAGGGCAAATGCATCGGAGAACTCCTCGGAAAAGAGCGATCCGGGATGGCGATCATGTTCCAGATGATGAATGACGCCAGGCTTGAGGTCGGTGTGCAGGCGCTCGGCGTTGCGACGGCGGCGTATGAACATGCGGTCGCCTATGCCAAGGAAAGGATTCAGGGCGTCGCCATATGGGACATGAAAAACCCCGATGCAAAGCCCGTACCTATTATCCAACATCCCGACATCAAAAGGACGCTTCTCTGGATGAAGGCGCATGTGGAAGGAATCAGGGCGTTGCTTTATTATACCGCCTACTGCTTTGACATGGCGGCTGTTTCAGCAACCAAGATAGATAAAGCAAAATGGAATGGAATGGCGGAGCTTTTGATCCCGATTTGCAAGGCTTATTCCTCGGATAAGGCCATGCTGATCTGTTCAAAAGCCATCGATGTGTACGGCGGATACGGATATTGTTCCGAATATCCCGTTGAACAGTATTTAAGAGACTGCAAAATAACAACCATCTACGAGGGAACAAACGGTGTTCAGGCCCTTGATCTCGTCGGCAGGAAACTGGCGCAGAGAAGAGGCGAATTTATGATGAGCCTGTATAGCGAAATATACAGCATCATAACAAAGAGTAAGGGGTTTGAGGATCTTACCGTACCGTGCAACTACCTGGAAGAGGCCCTGAAAGCCGTGTCCGATCTGACAACGCATTTTTACCGGCTGAGCCGCGGCGCCAGCTTTTTGATCCCCGTCCTCAACGCAACTCCATACCTCGAGCTTTTTGGCGACATTGCCGTCGGATCACTGTTAATGCAGGCGGCCACGATAGCGAATGAAAAGGTGAATGCCATCTACACGGAGAAGGACGCAAAAGGATCAAAGGCAAAACAGCGGGCACTGATCCGTGAA
It encodes the following:
- the hgcA gene encoding mercury methylation corrinoid protein HgcA, with protein sequence MINEWPQTCEDQVRLPSLEQPFVVGSVETPIGLAPQVSSALTWQDHWGTVKARWGVGRMDYTVQPGLYALGNPDNQSNVLVTANYKMSFDRLREALPGRDAWLLVLDTDGINVWCAAGKGTFGTEELVRRITSSGLTKVVSHRELILPQLSGPGIAAHQVKKFTGFRVHYGPIRALDLPAYLEAGLKATPGMRLKTFTLRERVVLIPIELVAAFKASLLILFAFFLLGGVGGPAEYWTNTMNYGLFAVVALLMAILAGAVLTPILLPVLPGRAFSLKGCIVGVVTALGLLMIRNPDLTFWPGRFEALAWLLLVPALTAYLAMNFTGASTYTSLSGVKKEMRMALPLEIGTGLSGLGLWLVSRLIA
- a CDS encoding MBL fold metallo-hydrolase, whose protein sequence is MKFTDDIYVYEWTNYYDNNCNSFYIGGSVKALVDPGLKSYLPDLLESMEQDGIARNDIRYIINTHSHPDHFEGSVLFNDSDVKIALHEDEIAFMDGAGAGLYHLFGLNPPEVKIDLILKEGEISLGDETFQILHIPGHSPGSIGLYWPAKKVLFPGDVIFSQNVGRTDFPGGSSALLKKSIRALADLEVETLLPGHMGIVDGADQVKSNFRMVIQNVFPCI
- the hgcB gene encoding mercury methylation ferredoxin HgcB, producing MERMLYLKDVVTLSLNEEKCIGCGMCIDVCPHAVIGMNGSERAWIQDRDACMECGACSRNCPTEAVSVQAGVGCAAAVINSILGRDPSSCCCTIEPCEQTGKQKKASCC
- a CDS encoding acyl-CoA dehydrogenase; protein product: MSNLLVNTRDQQFVLYEQLGLENLFKSGKYADYSKETVDMMLTEAEKMALEVILPTYVDGDREGCTFADGKVSVPKSFHEAYRKFIEAGWQCSTKDPEVGGQGMPVSVFTACFELFQAANYPFIMYPMLTCGAATLIECHGAEEQKNKYMHRMFSGEWGGTMCLTEPSAGTDVGALKTRAKKLPDGTYSITGTKIFISGGDHDLCPNIIHPVLARIEGDPPGTRGISIFLVPKYRVNDDGSLGEFNDVRTGNIEHKMGIKGSATCTLNFGDEGKCIGELLGKERSGMAIMFQMMNDARLEVGVQALGVATAAYEHAVAYAKERIQGVAIWDMKNPDAKPVPIIQHPDIKRTLLWMKAHVEGIRALLYYTAYCFDMAAVSATKIDKAKWNGMAELLIPICKAYSSDKAMLICSKAIDVYGGYGYCSEYPVEQYLRDCKITTIYEGTNGVQALDLVGRKLAQRRGEFMMSLYSEIYSIITKSKGFEDLTVPCNYLEEALKAVSDLTTHFYRLSRGASFLIPVLNATPYLELFGDIAVGSLLMQAATIANEKVNAIYTEKDAKGSKAKQRALIRENKDVAFYNGKIAAAKFFALNILTTVKARCEAIKIGDRTPIEIAEESFTI